In a single window of the Rhopalosiphum padi isolate XX-2018 chromosome 1, ASM2088224v1, whole genome shotgun sequence genome:
- the LOC132917810 gene encoding serine/threonine-protein kinase WNK1 isoform X1, which produces MSFRNRLSRVAKNNNETPSRNKNTSRHDCCSATKLRASSVEHDRINGNHEAHRNATSVDRVLGVNRIPRLNQLTGDSSCAASCRTPNRTITKTTINRTSLSSPSTPQRKVSARGRGAATPSPRFRRETTVQKKTVDNKPNKECQSSSADMPSKQSYLFTQNYYDTGSCSVEIIEESCSPQITLPIPTEILNTKSAILNRSDDDEEKATGISPDGRFLKFDEELGHGSFKTVFRGLDTQTGVAVAWCELQENKLTKTERARFREEAEMLKGLQHPNIVRFYDYWEVSLTKRKYIVLVTELMTSGTLKTYLRRFKKINPKVLKSWCRQIVKGLSFLHSRTPPIIHRDLKCDNIFITGTTGCVKIGDLGLATLKNRSFAKSVIGTPEFMAPEMYEEHYDESVDVYAFGMCMLEMATSEYPYTECTGPAQIYKKVISGVKPLSFDKIENPEIKDIIESCIKLKKEERPSIKELLAHDFFTEDPGIKLEMVSRTDSRIEFRLRILDPKKRCSNKHRENEAIQFDFDINNDNADDVASEMAKSGLILEEDSKTIAKMLTNQVYNLNKEQNDKRDVPIDEELYKDDMNSDVSGLQFRQPETVVMYQPAKYINQDEEIKYDNTSIPPKNLLKPSSEINVTELINQDQLFTQTSPSKSLPLRSVDTLSQQDNYRKISNISNASTDSAYTSDTNMTYKQLSDMNQVPNMVEVVPENYVSNGNDNIYHQDSTVYQNVEPAINQDASTFIQNAHWNYQVNTVQNQLPPTADEELQRKISTVSTVSNLSSLSSDSVQGLVLQDIQLHAIIHEENALQNNQNVYVRNQEGINVNQSDNLNYCNAQSPSNEAYLSNIQSYQENQVCSNYNNQIILPEETIQVEEKLLEPTVESSTNVAEPDVKQNLRVDNLEESSVIKEAATRKKSRTSGPSLNLLAVYDNRQAECQLENNKHKTVTFRFNIDDVVPYDVANKLVTEDLLEVSHVDLVAEMMKDLVNKLKLDMEPLSNCVDPSLLKQETEGIPITGDSENAINTNQINVTVTEPIKEVEEKSEPEKKKPARKISRFLVSPVITEQTLEDYNFDKNIPKQNELLSPESLQKNILNEMITLASTNNQNVTVCSSTTNEDTSNPDMNTGLTTDSKLHSQVSSDTACQKGGSLTISELQQKLIQLTAQPSELSSTPPIGSHPSTPHGHTGYETYMNNLQKRLASISMPAGNILGPLSPQSTLHAISSATSKLKIPIAIEVVKPMQPVAIGVDEVHIGDEVGPIVVHAVQAQSILTGNETLQRVIVPEENKDQQTMVVQPLPGHVIMVHSRFIQNQDPSVQEFENNSNSHKEDSKERKISRAQSVDLHSLEKKLSSIHSNTYKKYSSNAVNFHTLPSSTDQHVTQSVDTDVPCDNYQSVSHSNEETKEQKDLNIDFKPSNSIEISQATQLNVSSFDFQNLLQRQYFELENLRKRHIEELKSCMQMLRSESLQPTILYEALSPLSSSSKKIPNETSGNSRSASPTSDNGVMKFTPTGLYFLPESVKLLSPSLAESQHHGSNH; this is translated from the exons ATGAGTTTTCGGAATCGGCTGTCCCGCGTCGCAAAAAACAACAACGAAACACCTTCAAGGAACAAAAATACTTCCAGACACGACTGTTGCAGTGCTACTAAGTTACGAGCAAGTAGTGTTGAGCACGATCGCATTAATGGCAACCACGAAGCACACAGAAATGCTACTTCTGTAGATAGAGTGTTAGGCGTTAATAGAATTCCTAG ATTAAACCAATTGACAGGCGATTCGAGTTGTGCAGCCAGTTGTAGAACTCCAAATAGAACTATTACAAAAACCACAATAAATCGTACCAGTCTGAGTTCTCCAAGTACTCCACAAAGAAAG GTGTCAGCAAGAGGTAGAGGAGCTGCAACACCATCTCCTCGTTTCAGACGTGAAACAACTGTTCAAAAGAAAACTGTGGATAACAAACCTAATAAGGAATGCCAATCATCATCTGCAGATATGCCGTCCAAACAATCATATCTATTTACCCAGAATTATTATGACACAGGTTCTTGTTCTGTAGAGATAATCGAAGAGTCATGTTCTCCTCAAATTACATTACCAATACCAAcagaaatattgaatacaaaatcaGCTATACTCAATCGTTCAGATGACGATGAAGAAAAAGCTACTGGAATTTCTCCAGATGgaag gtttcTCAAATTTGATGAGGAGCTTGGACATGGTTCTTTTAAAACAGTCTTCCGAGGTTTAGATACTCAAACTGGAGTTGCAGTTGCTTGGTGTGAGCTccag gaaaATAAGTTAACCAAGACTGAACGCGCTCGGTTTCGAGAAGAAGCTGAAATGCTTAAAGGTTTACAGCATCCTAATATAGTTCGGTTTTATGACTATTGGGAAGTTTCTTTGACAAAACGAAAATATATTGTTCTTGTTACTGAATTAATGACATCAGgaacattaaaaacatatttacgtCGTTTCAAAAAGATTAATCCTAAAGTACTAAAATCTTGGTGTCGACAAATCGTAAAAGGATTAAGTTTTTTGCATTCTCGAACACCTCCAATTATACACAGAGATCtaaaatgtgataatatttttattactggtACAACTGGATGCGTAAAAATTGGAGATTTAGGACTAGCCACTCTAAAAAATCGATCATTTGCTAAATCTGTGATTG GTACTCCTGAGTTTATGGCTCCAGAAATGTATGAAGAACATTATGATGAGAGTGTTGATGTATACGCCTTTGGAATGTGCATGCTGGAAATGGCTACGTCTGAGTATCCTTATACTGAATGCACTGGACCtgctcaaatttataaaaaagttataagt gGTGTTAAACCTTTAAGTTTTGATAAGATTGAAAATCCAgaaataaaagatataatagAGTCatgtataaaattgaaaaaagaagAAAG accatCAATTAAAGAATTATTGGCTCATGATTTTTTTACGGAAGACCCAGGTATTAAATTAGAAATGGTTAGTCGAACAGACAGTCGAATTGAATTTCGTTTACGTATTCTTGATCCAAAAAAGCGTTGCAGCAATAAACACAGAGAAAATGAAGCAATTCAATTTGATTTTGATATCAATAATGATAATGCAGATGATGTAGCATCTGAAATG GCAAAATCTGGATTAATTTTGGAGGAAGATAGTAAAACCATTGCTAAAATGTTAACTAATCAAgtttataatctaaataaagaACAAAATGACAAAAGAGATGTGCCAATTGACGAAGAACTATATAAGG atgatATGAATTCAGATGTTAGTGGATTGCAGTTTCGACAACCAGAAACTGTTGTTATGTATCAACCtgctaaatatattaatcag gacGAAGAAATTAAGTACGATAATACATCAATTCCACCTAAAAATCTACTTAAACCTTCAAGTGAAATTAACGTAACAGAACTTATTAATCAAGACCAATTATTTACACAGACCTCCCCATCTAAAAGTCTCCCTCTTCGATCAGTAGATACATTAAGTCAGCAAGATAACtatagaaaaatatcaaatatatctaATGCATCTACAGATTCAGCTTATACATCAGATACCAATATGACTTACAAACAGCTCTCTGATATGAATCAAGTGCCAAATATGGTAGAAGTTGTACCAGAAAACTATGTATCAAATGGAAATGACAATATTTATCATCAAGATTCTACTGTGTATCAAAATGTCGAACCTGCAATAAATCAAGATGCTTctacatttattcaaaatgcACATTggaattatcaagttaatactGTTCAGAATCAATTGCCTCCAACAGCTGATGAAGAGTTACAAAGAAAAATATCTACAGTATCTACTGTTTCAAATTTATCTTCATTATCGTCAGATTCAGTTCAAGGACTTGTCTTACAAGATATCCAGCTTCATGCTATTATACACGAAGAAAATGCATTACAAAATAATCAGAATGTATATGTAAGAAATCAAGAAGGAATAAATGTGAACCAatctgataatttaaattattgtaatgcaCAATCTCCATCCAATGAAgcatatttatcaaatatacaaTCCTATCAAGAAAATCAAGtatgttcaaattataataatcaaattatccTTCCTGAAGAGACCATACAGGTAGAAGAAAAATTGTTGGAACCTACTGTTGAATCATCGACTAATGTTGCTGAACCTGATGTTAAACAAAACTTgag gGTTGATAATTTAGAAGAATCATCTGTGATAAAAGAGGCTGCAACTAGAAAAAAAAGTAGAACTTCTGGTCCTTCATTAAATCTTTTGGCTGTGTATGATAATCGTCAAGCAGAATgtcaattagaaaataataaacataaaactgTGACATTCAGGTTTAACATTGATGATGTTGTACCTTATGATGTAGCAAACAAATTG gtCACTGAAGATTTGTTAGAAGTATCCCATGTGGATTTAGTGGCTGAAATGATGAAAGACTTGGTGAATAAACTGAAATTGGATATGGAACCTTTATCAAATTGTGTTGATCCGTCTCTATTAAAACAAGAG ACTGAAGGAATTCCAATTACTGGAGACTcagaaaatgcaataaatacaaatcaaatCAATGTTACTGTTACTGAACCCATAAAAGAAGTTGAAGAAAAATCAGAGccagagaaaaaaaaacca GCACGAAAAATATCAAGGTTTTTAGTAAGCCCAGTCATTACAGAACAAACATTAGAAGAT tataattttgataagaacaTACCAAAACAAAATGAATTACTCAGTCCAGAATcacttcaaaaaaatattttaaatgaaatgatAACACTGGCAAGTACTAATAATCAAAATGTAACGGTTTGTTCTTCAACTACAAATGAAGATACATCAAATCCTGATATGAATACCGGTCTTACGACTGATTCTAAACTACATTCCCAAGTTTCATCTGATac AGCATGTCAAAAAGGAGGTTCTCTTACAATATCCGAACTCCAGCAAAAATTAATCCAACTGACAGCTCAGCCATCAGAGTTATCTAGTACTCCACCTATTGGTTCTCATCCAAGTACACCACATGGGCATACTGGTTATGAGACATACATGAATAACCTTCAAAAACGTTTAGCTTCCATTTCAATGCCTGCTGGCAACATACTT gGACCGCTCTCACCTCAAAGTACATTACATGCAATAAGTTCTGCaacatctaaattaaaaatacctattgcCATTGAAGTTGTTAAGCCTATGCAACCAGTAGCCATTGGAGTTGACGAGGTACATATTGGTGATGAAGTTGGGCCAATTGTTGTGCATGCAGTTCAAGCTCAGTCAATTTTGACGGGTAATGAAACACTCCAACGTGTAATAGTACCAGAGGAAAATAAAGATCAACAAACTATGGTTGTACAACCATTACCGGGTCATGTCATTATGGTTCATTCAAGATTTATACAAAACCAAGATCCGTCTGTTCAA gaatttgaaaataattcaaatagtcATAAAGAAGATTCTAAAGAAAGAAAAATTAGTCGTGCTCAGTCAGTTGATTTGCATAGTTTAGAAAAG aaattGTCTAGTATCCATAGcaatacatacaaaaaatattcctCAAATGCAGTCAATTTCCATACATTACCCTCATCAACCGATCAACATGTGACACAATCTGTAGATACAGATGTCCCTTGTGATAATTACCAATCAGTTTCACACTCT aacgaAGAAACTAAAGAGCAGAAAGATTTAAACATAGATTTTAAACCTTCTAATTCAATTGAAATATCACAAGCTACTCAATTAAATGTATcttcttttgattttcaaaatttattacaaag gcaatattttgaattagagAATTTACGTAAACGGCATATAGAAGAACTAAAAAGTTGTATGCAAATGTTAAGATCAGAAAGTTTGCAACCAACTATACTATATGAAGCTTTATCACCACTTTCTAGTTCTA gtaaaaaaatacctaatgaAACTAGTGGAAATTCCAGATCAGCCTCACCAACATCAGATAATGGAGTGATGAAGTTTACACCAACTGGTTTATACTTTTTACCAGAGTCTGTTAAGCTTTTATCACCTTCCTTAGCCGAATCCCAACACCACGGCTCTAATCATTag
- the LOC132917810 gene encoding serine/threonine-protein kinase WNK1 isoform X2, protein MSFRNRLSRVAKNNNETPSRNKNTSRHDCCSATKLRASSVEHDRINGNHEAHRNATSVDRVLGVNRIPRLNQLTGDSSCAASCRTPNRTITKTTINRTSLSSPSTPQRKVSARGRGAATPSPRFRRETTVQKKTVDNKPNKECQSSSADMPSKQSYLFTQNYYDTGSCSVEIIEESCSPQITLPIPTEILNTKSAILNRSDDDEEKATGISPDGRFLKFDEELGHGSFKTVFRGLDTQTGVAVAWCELQENKLTKTERARFREEAEMLKGLQHPNIVRFYDYWEVSLTKRKYIVLVTELMTSGTLKTYLRRFKKINPKVLKSWCRQIVKGLSFLHSRTPPIIHRDLKCDNIFITGTTGCVKIGDLGLATLKNRSFAKSVIGTPEFMAPEMYEEHYDESVDVYAFGMCMLEMATSEYPYTECTGPAQIYKKVISGVKPLSFDKIENPEIKDIIESCIKLKKEERPSIKELLAHDFFTEDPGIKLEMVSRTDSRIEFRLRILDPKKRCSNKHRENEAIQFDFDINNDNADDVASEMAKSGLILEEDSKTIAKMLTNQVYNLNKEQNDKRDVPIDEELYKDDMNSDVSGLQFRQPETVVMYQPAKYINQDEEIKYDNTSIPPKNLLKPSSEINVTELINQDQLFTQTSPSKSLPLRSVDTLSQQDNYRKISNISNASTDSAYTSDTNMTYKQLSDMNQVPNMVEVVPENYVSNGNDNIYHQDSTVYQNVEPAINQDASTFIQNAHWNYQVNTVQNQLPPTADEELQRKISTVSTVSNLSSLSSDSVQGLVLQDIQLHAIIHEENALQNNQNVYVRNQEGINVNQSDNLNYCNAQSPSNEAYLSNIQSYQENQVCSNYNNQIILPEETIQVEEKLLEPTVESSTNVAEPDVKQNLRVDNLEESSVIKEAATRKKSRTSGPSLNLLAVYDNRQAECQLENNKHKTVTFRFNIDDVVPYDVANKLVTEDLLEVSHVDLVAEMMKDLVNKLKLDMEPLSNCVDPSLLKQETEGIPITGDSENAINTNQINVTVTEPIKEVEEKSEPEKKKPARKISRFLVSPVITEQTLEDYNFDKNIPKQNELLSPESLQKNILNEMITLASTNNQNVTVCSSTTNEDTSNPDMNTGLTTDSKLHSQVSSDTACQKGGSLTISELQQKLIQLTAQPSELSSTPPIGSHPSTPHGHTGYETYMNNLQKRLASISMPAGNILGPLSPQSTLHAISSATSKLKIPIAIEVVKPMQPVAIGVDEVHIGDEVGPIVVHAVQAQSILTGNETLQRVIVPEENKDQQTMVVQPLPGHVIMVHSRFIQNQDPSVQEFENNSNSHKEDSKERKISRAQSVDLHSLEKNEETKEQKDLNIDFKPSNSIEISQATQLNVSSFDFQNLLQRQYFELENLRKRHIEELKSCMQMLRSESLQPTILYEALSPLSSSSKKIPNETSGNSRSASPTSDNGVMKFTPTGLYFLPESVKLLSPSLAESQHHGSNH, encoded by the exons ATGAGTTTTCGGAATCGGCTGTCCCGCGTCGCAAAAAACAACAACGAAACACCTTCAAGGAACAAAAATACTTCCAGACACGACTGTTGCAGTGCTACTAAGTTACGAGCAAGTAGTGTTGAGCACGATCGCATTAATGGCAACCACGAAGCACACAGAAATGCTACTTCTGTAGATAGAGTGTTAGGCGTTAATAGAATTCCTAG ATTAAACCAATTGACAGGCGATTCGAGTTGTGCAGCCAGTTGTAGAACTCCAAATAGAACTATTACAAAAACCACAATAAATCGTACCAGTCTGAGTTCTCCAAGTACTCCACAAAGAAAG GTGTCAGCAAGAGGTAGAGGAGCTGCAACACCATCTCCTCGTTTCAGACGTGAAACAACTGTTCAAAAGAAAACTGTGGATAACAAACCTAATAAGGAATGCCAATCATCATCTGCAGATATGCCGTCCAAACAATCATATCTATTTACCCAGAATTATTATGACACAGGTTCTTGTTCTGTAGAGATAATCGAAGAGTCATGTTCTCCTCAAATTACATTACCAATACCAAcagaaatattgaatacaaaatcaGCTATACTCAATCGTTCAGATGACGATGAAGAAAAAGCTACTGGAATTTCTCCAGATGgaag gtttcTCAAATTTGATGAGGAGCTTGGACATGGTTCTTTTAAAACAGTCTTCCGAGGTTTAGATACTCAAACTGGAGTTGCAGTTGCTTGGTGTGAGCTccag gaaaATAAGTTAACCAAGACTGAACGCGCTCGGTTTCGAGAAGAAGCTGAAATGCTTAAAGGTTTACAGCATCCTAATATAGTTCGGTTTTATGACTATTGGGAAGTTTCTTTGACAAAACGAAAATATATTGTTCTTGTTACTGAATTAATGACATCAGgaacattaaaaacatatttacgtCGTTTCAAAAAGATTAATCCTAAAGTACTAAAATCTTGGTGTCGACAAATCGTAAAAGGATTAAGTTTTTTGCATTCTCGAACACCTCCAATTATACACAGAGATCtaaaatgtgataatatttttattactggtACAACTGGATGCGTAAAAATTGGAGATTTAGGACTAGCCACTCTAAAAAATCGATCATTTGCTAAATCTGTGATTG GTACTCCTGAGTTTATGGCTCCAGAAATGTATGAAGAACATTATGATGAGAGTGTTGATGTATACGCCTTTGGAATGTGCATGCTGGAAATGGCTACGTCTGAGTATCCTTATACTGAATGCACTGGACCtgctcaaatttataaaaaagttataagt gGTGTTAAACCTTTAAGTTTTGATAAGATTGAAAATCCAgaaataaaagatataatagAGTCatgtataaaattgaaaaaagaagAAAG accatCAATTAAAGAATTATTGGCTCATGATTTTTTTACGGAAGACCCAGGTATTAAATTAGAAATGGTTAGTCGAACAGACAGTCGAATTGAATTTCGTTTACGTATTCTTGATCCAAAAAAGCGTTGCAGCAATAAACACAGAGAAAATGAAGCAATTCAATTTGATTTTGATATCAATAATGATAATGCAGATGATGTAGCATCTGAAATG GCAAAATCTGGATTAATTTTGGAGGAAGATAGTAAAACCATTGCTAAAATGTTAACTAATCAAgtttataatctaaataaagaACAAAATGACAAAAGAGATGTGCCAATTGACGAAGAACTATATAAGG atgatATGAATTCAGATGTTAGTGGATTGCAGTTTCGACAACCAGAAACTGTTGTTATGTATCAACCtgctaaatatattaatcag gacGAAGAAATTAAGTACGATAATACATCAATTCCACCTAAAAATCTACTTAAACCTTCAAGTGAAATTAACGTAACAGAACTTATTAATCAAGACCAATTATTTACACAGACCTCCCCATCTAAAAGTCTCCCTCTTCGATCAGTAGATACATTAAGTCAGCAAGATAACtatagaaaaatatcaaatatatctaATGCATCTACAGATTCAGCTTATACATCAGATACCAATATGACTTACAAACAGCTCTCTGATATGAATCAAGTGCCAAATATGGTAGAAGTTGTACCAGAAAACTATGTATCAAATGGAAATGACAATATTTATCATCAAGATTCTACTGTGTATCAAAATGTCGAACCTGCAATAAATCAAGATGCTTctacatttattcaaaatgcACATTggaattatcaagttaatactGTTCAGAATCAATTGCCTCCAACAGCTGATGAAGAGTTACAAAGAAAAATATCTACAGTATCTACTGTTTCAAATTTATCTTCATTATCGTCAGATTCAGTTCAAGGACTTGTCTTACAAGATATCCAGCTTCATGCTATTATACACGAAGAAAATGCATTACAAAATAATCAGAATGTATATGTAAGAAATCAAGAAGGAATAAATGTGAACCAatctgataatttaaattattgtaatgcaCAATCTCCATCCAATGAAgcatatttatcaaatatacaaTCCTATCAAGAAAATCAAGtatgttcaaattataataatcaaattatccTTCCTGAAGAGACCATACAGGTAGAAGAAAAATTGTTGGAACCTACTGTTGAATCATCGACTAATGTTGCTGAACCTGATGTTAAACAAAACTTgag gGTTGATAATTTAGAAGAATCATCTGTGATAAAAGAGGCTGCAACTAGAAAAAAAAGTAGAACTTCTGGTCCTTCATTAAATCTTTTGGCTGTGTATGATAATCGTCAAGCAGAATgtcaattagaaaataataaacataaaactgTGACATTCAGGTTTAACATTGATGATGTTGTACCTTATGATGTAGCAAACAAATTG gtCACTGAAGATTTGTTAGAAGTATCCCATGTGGATTTAGTGGCTGAAATGATGAAAGACTTGGTGAATAAACTGAAATTGGATATGGAACCTTTATCAAATTGTGTTGATCCGTCTCTATTAAAACAAGAG ACTGAAGGAATTCCAATTACTGGAGACTcagaaaatgcaataaatacaaatcaaatCAATGTTACTGTTACTGAACCCATAAAAGAAGTTGAAGAAAAATCAGAGccagagaaaaaaaaacca GCACGAAAAATATCAAGGTTTTTAGTAAGCCCAGTCATTACAGAACAAACATTAGAAGAT tataattttgataagaacaTACCAAAACAAAATGAATTACTCAGTCCAGAATcacttcaaaaaaatattttaaatgaaatgatAACACTGGCAAGTACTAATAATCAAAATGTAACGGTTTGTTCTTCAACTACAAATGAAGATACATCAAATCCTGATATGAATACCGGTCTTACGACTGATTCTAAACTACATTCCCAAGTTTCATCTGATac AGCATGTCAAAAAGGAGGTTCTCTTACAATATCCGAACTCCAGCAAAAATTAATCCAACTGACAGCTCAGCCATCAGAGTTATCTAGTACTCCACCTATTGGTTCTCATCCAAGTACACCACATGGGCATACTGGTTATGAGACATACATGAATAACCTTCAAAAACGTTTAGCTTCCATTTCAATGCCTGCTGGCAACATACTT gGACCGCTCTCACCTCAAAGTACATTACATGCAATAAGTTCTGCaacatctaaattaaaaatacctattgcCATTGAAGTTGTTAAGCCTATGCAACCAGTAGCCATTGGAGTTGACGAGGTACATATTGGTGATGAAGTTGGGCCAATTGTTGTGCATGCAGTTCAAGCTCAGTCAATTTTGACGGGTAATGAAACACTCCAACGTGTAATAGTACCAGAGGAAAATAAAGATCAACAAACTATGGTTGTACAACCATTACCGGGTCATGTCATTATGGTTCATTCAAGATTTATACAAAACCAAGATCCGTCTGTTCAA gaatttgaaaataattcaaatagtcATAAAGAAGATTCTAAAGAAAGAAAAATTAGTCGTGCTCAGTCAGTTGATTTGCATAGTTTAGAAAAG aacgaAGAAACTAAAGAGCAGAAAGATTTAAACATAGATTTTAAACCTTCTAATTCAATTGAAATATCACAAGCTACTCAATTAAATGTATcttcttttgattttcaaaatttattacaaag gcaatattttgaattagagAATTTACGTAAACGGCATATAGAAGAACTAAAAAGTTGTATGCAAATGTTAAGATCAGAAAGTTTGCAACCAACTATACTATATGAAGCTTTATCACCACTTTCTAGTTCTA gtaaaaaaatacctaatgaAACTAGTGGAAATTCCAGATCAGCCTCACCAACATCAGATAATGGAGTGATGAAGTTTACACCAACTGGTTTATACTTTTTACCAGAGTCTGTTAAGCTTTTATCACCTTCCTTAGCCGAATCCCAACACCACGGCTCTAATCATTag